The Arthrobacter sp. OAP107 DNA segment AGCCGCAGCGGCGCCTGCCCGGGTGCCGATCAGATAAAGTGTGCCGCAGTCCCGGATGAACCTCTTGGGATCAAATTCCTCGGATTCATCCTGGGGATCTAAGGCGGAAAGCACCTTCGGCGAGGACAGCGGGGCCACGGCAGCCGAGACACCAATCCACGAGTTGGAGGTATTTCTTGGATCGTCCTCCAGGATGCCCATCAAATCCGCCTGCCATCCCAAAGCTGCTTCCTTTCGGCTAAGGATTTCGAGCGCCTCTCGCGCCAAGACAGGGCTGGACGACCAGCGGCGAAACGCGCGGACTCCTTCACCAGACAAGGCAGCGGCGTGGAGAAGGCACTGCAGGATGATCAAAGAGCGCTTTTGCCACGCGGCGTTTTCACCCTTCATCTCGGTGTCCGCGGTGATAACCAGCGCGCGGCGGGTCGCGATGTCGGGGTTTTCACATCCGCGCACCGGTGACCAGCGGAGGGTGGACGGCAATCCGGACATTCCTTGTGGATCGAACACAGTGACCGGCCGGCCGCCGCCAGTAGCACGGGCTTTCATGGTGACGGCCAGGTTGTCAGCCCGTGTGGAGGTCGTCACCACAGCGCCCGGCGCATCGAGGATGGCGTTGATGACTACGTAAAGGCCCTTGCCTGAGCGAGGAGCACCCTGGATGACCATCGACTCTTCCGTGGAGACATGGATCGTGACGCCACGGGAACGGCCCAGCGTCCAAGCCACATCCTGGATCCGGGGCTTGGTCAGTCCGGGCCTAGTCACCTTCCCTCGTCTTCGGACAGCCCTGCTTCCAAAATCCTGCTGAATCTCAGCCCGCCGGGCGATGCCCTCGCGGTTCAGGATGTCCTGCCGCAACCATGCGCCGGATTGCTTCCATCTCCGCCAGAGCAAGACAGACCCGGCTGCGAGCGCAGCCAGTATCAGCAGCACGGGACCAACGACCCACCAGACGTCGTTTGTTCCGACGTCGCACTTCTGTGGTTCCCGAACGATCCAATCGATTCGGCCAGCGAAGAGCCCGACGGCGGCTGCAGGGTTGAATGGCGACGGTGTACTGCTGCCACAGTGCCAAGTCACGAGAAGATTTGCAGCCGCCTGAACCAGAAAGCAGAGGCAAATATAACCGGCGGTCGCTACAAGGCCAGCAGTGACCAAGGGGTTTTCGGTACCTCGACGGGAAGTCATGGGTTGCCTCAGATCATTCGGGCATCGGTGCCGAAGACTTCCAACTCATCGGTCGTCACGCGGTTCGCCACGATGAAGGACCGGTTGCCAACTTTCCAGAGTCCAACGCCCTTCGGGAGGTTCTCGACGTGCTCGCACTCGGCCTCCGACAGACCGAGTGCTTCCTTAGTCAGGCGCATGGCGTCGTGCTTCTGCCGGTAGATGATCCTGGTATCAGCTTCGGTGAGCAGGCCAAGGGCTTTTTGCCGATGGCCGCTGGTGCTGTCGCCGATTTCGTTCAGGTCAGCCACCTTGTGCATGATGAGCAGGTTCGCGATCCCGTATGTACGCGCCAGCCGCCACTGTTCACTCATTTTGGCGAGCATGTATGGGTCGGCCAGCATGCGCCAGCCTTCGTCGTATACGACAAGCCGTTTGCCGCCGTCGGGATTGGTGACGGCCGCCTCCAGCCAGGTAGCTCCGCACGCGGCTGCGAGCGCCAGCGCTTGTTCGGAGGCACCGATTAGTGCTGAAGTGTCCATGACCATCATGGGTGCGTCGGCGTCGAAGGCAACGGTGGAGGGAGCATCGAACATGCCTTCCAAATCGCCAGAGACTGTGCGCCGCAGCGAGTGGCTGACTGCCAGGCCGCCATCCTTGCCAACCAGCCCAATCGTTTCCTTGGAGGGATTAAGCAGGTGATCCAGGACCATCGGCAATGTGGGATTCGAGTTCTCTGCGACCGTCTCGGTCAGCGCCATGTCCAAGGCGGTATGCTCCACGGGGCGCAGGGGCGTACCCTGCCGCATTAGGGAGACCAACGCCACCAGAAGGTAACGACGGCGTTGACGAACCACTGCCTGCCACTGTGCCTCGGTCAGGGCACTGGACCGCGGTCCGGCGTCGAGTGGGTTAACACGCGCTGGGCGACCGGGGCCGACAGAAATGACCTTGCCGCCAACCGCGTTGGCGACGGCGACCCATTCACCTTTGGGATCGGAAGCAACGGCGGCCTTCCGCCCAAGCGTTATCGACCTGGCCACCAGGGATTTTCCGCACATGGACTTCCCGGTCCCCACCGTGCCGATGACAACGATGGACGGGCCACTGATGACGCCTTTGTCGTAAAGGATCCATGGGTCGTAGGAGAAAGCCCCCGAACCGAAGACGTCTGTGCCGATGTAGGTTCCTTCGTGGCCCAGTCCGGACTCCGTGATGAACGGGTAGGCTGCCGCAAAAGTCATGGTGGATGCGCGGTGTGGTGCCGGGCGCAGGCGGTGCGGACCCCGCAGGGAGTTCCGTTCCCGGCTCCCCCAGTCGCCGCCGCGCTCGCTGTCATCCAGCCGGGCGCCGAACTTCTCCCCCAAGGTCCTAAACAGGGCGGAGCGGTTTTCGGCGTGCGCCTCGAGCCGGGGTCGTTCCTTCGGTCCTCTTCGCTTGGTGCCTGAAGGCAGGTACTGAACGGCATGCATGGAGCGCCTCATCGCAGCCCCCTTCCGAACGGGAGAGCCCCTGCCACGAACGCCGCCCATTGTTGGCCGGCCAGTAGGCGCAATTCGACAAAGGCGCCCGCCGCGGCCGACTCCAGCTCTTGACGGTGGCGGGCAAGATCTTCAAGGGTTGTCCCAGTGATCGTCACGTACGCAGCAGGCCGAACATCGCCGTGGCCGGCGATGATCTCTTCCTCCCGCTGTGCGACTTCTTCTTCCTCAGCCTTTTGCTCGCGGGTAAGAGGCCTGTCGAAGCGCGTGTTGATCCGTCGCCGGGTCTCATGGGCTTCCTGGGCAGAGCGGATGTCTCGGAGTGCTTCAGTAGTCGGCACGGCGCGAATTACCTCAGTCACCGTATGGCGGAACTCACCGACGTAAATAAGCGGGTGAAGAAAGCCCGGAAAAACCTTCTGCCGCGGCCATTCGGCGATCCAGAACGTTTGATGGAAGCCGGTATCGGTCCGCACGTAGGTCCAGTGCTCCTCAACCGCCATGGGCGCCGCGAGGACGGTGGGAGCCAGGGAATCTGGCTCACTGTCGTGCCCTGTCAGTGTTGCGGCGACGACCGGGTGCTTGTCAGCCTTCGCTACAGCTGCAGGATCGAAGGCAGCACGAACGACGTCGAGAATGCTGCCCTCGGGCAGCCACTCTTCGACGCTGACGCTATGCGTTCCCAGGGCCGTGGTGATCGCCTCGACCTCTAGACGCAGCACCCGTTCGAGACCGACGAGCCCTCCTCCCGCCTCCCTGATCCGGCGTCGGGCCTTGGAAGTGTCCAGAACGATGGCGAGCAATAGTTCGTGACTCATCGCAGAGCCGGCCGCAGCGATCAGATCCTCGTACGAGCGTTCACCCCATGTGAGTTCTTCGGTATTGTCGGGTTGCCGCCCGACGGCGTGCTCATAAAAGTCGCGCAGGGCGGTGGCGGGATATGGGACCGTGCAGTCCTGGACGGCAATTCTGGCCACGCTGCTCCGCTGGGCGAGCCCTGCCTGCACTCTGGACCACGCCTGCACCGCCCAGGCTTTATCTTCGCCGTCCATCAGCGCGAATGACTTGGTGCTACAGCGCAGCACAGCTATTGCCTCCCCGCCACGGGAGTCCCAGATAAACGATTCCCCTCTGGAAGTGCGGCGCAGCTCCAGGTTCCCCAATCCACCGGGAAGCGCCAGCCGCCCAGCCAGGACAGGTCGCTCCGGCCGAAGTAGGAAGCGTGTCTGCTTGAGGGCAACCCTGTAAAAGAACAGCACGCCATGGCTGACCCACACCGGGTAGGGAATCCTTGAGTACTGCAGGAGTCCAAGAAGTATGAGGGCCAGCCACAACGGTCCCGAGCTGAATATGCCTACGGGTCCGTGGACTGCCGAAGCCACGCTGGCCACGAGAACACCGGCCGCGAGCAGGAGCAGTTGGTACCACTTCAGACCCATGAATAGCCCGCGTCGCTCGTACCGGGGGAATTTGACGGCCTCGAGGGCCCGTGAGTTTTCAGGCATGGTCATCCCTGTCAATCGGAGGCTTGGCGGTGGTTTGGGGACGAAGAGGAGCGGACGGTGCAGTCACCGTTGGGGAAACAGCGCTGGCGGCCGACGGCGTCGGCGTCGGATGTGACTCGCTGCGCTCGCCTTTTCGAGCAGTTGGCGAGCTGCCCAGCAACGGTCCTGGGGTTACCTCAGAAGACTCCCTCACGTCACTTCGGGCTCGCGGAAGCGGCGCCCCCTGAGGCGGCGTACCGCCGTCGAGCATTAAGGCAGTCGCGTTCCCGCCGGAAGCCCCCGTCGGCGAAGAGCCCGTTATTTGACCCGGCAACGGCACTCTTGGCGGCAGAGCGCGCGTGGGGAACTGTGTCTTGCTCGACTGGATCGGGCGACTCATGGCAGAGCGGCTGGCCAATGCCGCGAGGGTGAAGCGGCCGCCGGTCTGTCGGCTGATCTGCCGGGCGGCAAAACCGGAACTCCGGGAAAGTACGTGGCCGCCGCCAGCTGTTTGTGCGGCGGCGGCCAGCTCACCGCCGGCGAAACTAACTAGGCGCAAGGCCATCAGCGGTGCGCCGCAGGCCAAGGCCATGCCTACGACACCAGCGCTAAGTCCGGCGAATGACTTCGACTCGGCGAAGAGCTTGATGGCCACGGCCAACACGGTTGCGGCGAGAGGCTTGGCTATGAGCAGGGCGACGACGATCTCGCCCCACCTTCGTGCCCATGAATGCGTCTTCTCCCAGGGCATGAGCATGAGAGCGACAGGGGCTACGGCCGCGAGCAGGATGAGCGCGAAGGACCGAAAGATCATCGAGCACATCAGGATGAACGCGAGAATCCAGACGACGATGACGGCCATAGCCGTGACGACGGCTGCTCCCCCAGCGCCGCCACTCGATCCGGGGGCCAACGAGACGACGTTCCAGTCCCTCCCAGAGTCTTTGGGTGCTTTCTCGAAGCCGAACAGCCGCATAAACAGGACATAGGGATCCGTATCCAGGGTGTCCAAGAGCGCGGTGGCGGCGTCATCACCGACCTTGGTGAGCTGGCGAACCAGGTAAACAGCACCGGCGACCATGGGAACGGCGACGGCACCACCAACCAAAGCCCGCACCAAACGGCGCGGCTGCTGGCTGATCAGGCCCGACAATAGCTGGAGGATCATGGCAATGACGAGCGGTGTCATCATGACGACGACCCAACAGTTCGTCAGTCCCACCACGGAATCCCACTGGGAATCATCGACGTCCGAGACACCAAATGCACCAGTGATGAAGGACCAGATCCACGAAGCGACGTTCTCGAGAACGCTCGCAAAGAACGAGGTGATGGAGCTCTGGACACCGTCGTTCGCTTGGGAGACGAGACCACAGCCGGGCGGCCACCATCCATTCAGATCACACTGAACCGGCATTATCGATGCGACCTAGAACCCGAGCGGGAACGCCGTCTGGGACCACAGGATGTAGCCGTTGATGCCGCCCAGAATGGCAGCCACAGGTCCGGTCCAGAGCAAGATCATGCCGCCGCCTGACGCCAATCGCGAGGACTGGCTCAGCTTGCCCGCCAGGAGCATCGCGGCTCCGATTATCGCCACGATGGCGATCACTATGAAGGCGCCGACCAGGATGCCGCCACCGATCTGTTTGAGCGAATCAAGAAATGGGAAATCTGCGTTTGGGGTGATGCCAGGATCCACCGCTGCGAGAAACATCGGGCACTCCGTCTGTCGTTTTCCATGGGAATGAGCAGATTGGCTCACGAGTTCATGGAGGCGGTGACAGTGGGCTACATGACTAGTCGTAATTTCTGCAGATCTAGACCTAACGGTCTCTCCCAGCACTGACCCTGCAACCTCGGACGGGCCGCAAGCTGACCGTGTTCGAATATATGTTCTAAGATTGGTCTTGTGATCAAGAGTGGTTCCCCTGACGACATCGAGCGGATGATGGCCCGCTTGGACGCCAACAAGAGCCGGCCGATTGATGACCCTGCTCCGGTCAGAGACTTCCCCAAGTATGGCCGCCCGCTGGTCTATGTGAGCGGCATCTACGGTAAGGCTGTGGCGTGGACGCACACCTATGGCCTGATCGAGTGGCTGGATCCGTCCGGCAAGTACCACATGGGCTGGGCGCACTCGTCGAGCATCAAGAGGGTCACTCCTGAGGAGTGGAAAGGTAAGAGCGGCCTGTAGCGGCTACCCCTTCAGATCACGCAAGTGCACGAGAGCAAAAGGAGTGTCCCAATCGGGCTCGGGACTTCCAGGCGTCATTTTCTCCTCTGGCAGTCAAACGCCCTTGCCAATACTGGTCACTCCGCCCTTATCGGAGTCCGGAAAGATCAGTCATCGAATGGCAGTCCCGGGTGCGCAACACACCAACTCCCCGGTGTCCAGCTCTGGCTGTAGATGCCATCCAGTTCTGATACACCGACGTTGCTCGCACCGTCCCGATCCAAGACGGCGTGTATCTTGAGCGGCGATATCGAATGCAACACTTCAAGCGCAATATCTAGTTCCAGTGCGTCCGCCTGCACGAGTGACTGGGTCTGCTGGGGCGTGAGGCCGCGGACGTTCAACTGAAGCGGGACAGCCCGAGGCCCGGTCAGGGTGACGCCATCGCTGGGTCGCTGATAGCCAAAGGTTTGTGTACCTGTGGGGACAGTCGCATGCTCGCTCGGCGGTTTGATGTCCAAGTCGTACTTCTCGCCCTCAATTGTGACCTTTCCCCGCATTCCGTGTGCGGGGAGCGTGACGATGTCATGGCCGTTGTGCTCCACGTAGATCTTGATCTGGCCTGAGCACGTCAACTCTTCAGTGCTCTTACCAAGCTGTGCTGGAGGGAAGTACTCGCCATGAAGTCGTGCTTCCAAAACAACGATTTGCGGTAGACGAACCGCCGGGATCAGCAGGCGTAGTAGCTCGTCACGTCGCGCAGTCCTTGTACCCGTGCCTTCCCGCATCGGAACTTCCAAGCTTGGGTTTGGGCTGCCGGTCTTCACTACGTACGGGGCACGATCTGATGCAAATGCGACGGCAACAACGTGCTCACCATCTTCACCGACGGGGACCGAGATATGACGGACCATTTCCGGAGGAATCTGGTCGAACTTGGGCGTGATCTGCGACCACCAGTCGTGAATGTCGGTCCCCGAAACGTCGTGAATTTGTGCAGTGTTTTCATCGATGCCGATGATGTAGACTACCGGATCTCCTCCAGCACGGTTGAGGCTTCCGGCTAACTGCCGCGCCTTACTATCCTGCGGCCAGGTGCGCTTGCACTCGATGTGATCGTTTTCAACCTGTTGGCCAGCCCGGATTCGATCTACGGCGGAGATTACTCTGGCTTCAAGGTCAATTGCGCGCATGTACCAACGCTACCGAACAGCGCCGACGATTTCGGTCCTAGCGCTGACCGTGCACTAGTGATTCCTTGGTATTTTGACGACTCATCCAGAAACAGAATGCCGGGGTGCGCCCAGGGGCGACGCAGGCCCGATGCGAGACAGGGCCGATAGCAGCGGACCGCGTCCTCGCGTGGAGTTGATTTCCGCAGGACAGTCACGTCAGCAGATCAAAGTACGCCGTATCCGAATTCCAGGTGATCGGGTGCAGCAACGTGCCGACCGCAGGATTGAGCGCGCTGTACATCTTGCCGTCGCCGGCGTAAATACCTACGTGTCCCCAGTTGGTCGGCCCCTGCGCATTCTGGACCACTAGGTCTCCCGGCTGCGGCGCGCGAGTCCTTACGCCCACCCTCCACTGCTCCACGCGTGGCAGATTGATTCCTGCCTGGCGATATATCCACTGGACATAGCCTGAGCAGTCCCACGCCTTGAACGCTGTGCCGCCCCACACGTATTTGCCGCCCACACCTTCTCGTGTGAACCGCAGAATATCCTTTCGGATCTGGCTGAGATTCGTGTGCTGGAGTTTTGGCTGTGGCGCGCTCGCCGTTTCGATGCAGGTAGTTACGGCAGCACCGCCGTCGAGTGCATCTACTATGGCGGATGCCTCGGGCTCCCATCGGGCATATAGTTCTGGAAACGCCGACACTTGGACGGCCTGTGCAGCCTGCCCTTTGCTCATGGAATGCCAGCCCGGGATGTCCAGCAACCCGCGAGGGCTGCCGTGATTTGGTCCGCTTGGACCGCCATAGAACGCTCGGACGTTATACGCGGGATCCATCAGCTGCTCGATAGTTCCCCAGCCGGCCGCCGGACGTTGTTGGGCGGTGCCAAGAGAATCATGGTCGCTGCCGACGCCGTCATGTGGGAATCGTAGCGAGGCAGGAACGTTCGAGTTCGCCAGCACTCTGAGACTGGATTCCTGCAAAGCCATCATGATCGCGATGATCTGGCCATCGCGAGGTACGCTCAATTGTTTTCCGACTGAGATGTACTGCCCTGCAACGACAGATTGCCGGGCAGACAGACTCGCTGGACCTTGGCTGTCAGAATCAACGCTCAGTGGATCGGTCCCCGGCCCGTCGGAAGGACATATAGGCGAGTCGCCCCCAGGAATGATCCCGAGCGCTGCCACGCAGGCGGAAAATGCCAGAGCACCAGCCACAACCAGCCCTGTGGCAGCTGCCGCCGACGCCCGAAAAATCAGACGGCGCTTGGCCAGGGCCGCAACAATGGCAGGTGCCGCCATCAGTAGACGATCCTATTTGCCGCAGCGTAGAACCCGACCATAACGCAATGATCCTGAGGGGCTGTGTCGGCCGGCGGACAGTTCATCATGACGCTCACGGGCGCTGTGTAAATGTTCCGGGAAGAGCTCGTTTGGTCCAGAACGCGAAGGGAGACAGTGCACACGTGTAGTCCCGCCCAGGGCGCCGGCCGCTCCCGCACCTTCGCCAACTCGAAGTCGCACCGCAGCGATTGGACCGCCGCGGTTCGGTGGGCCTGCTGTCCGACAAGGGAAGCATAAGTGCCGGCGTTTATCCCCGTGGCTTCGAACTCTTGCACCAACACCGTAAGAGGATTGGATCCGTCCGGCAGCACATTCCACCAGTTGCGAAGCTGTGAGTAGACGTCTGAGTACGAGGAGGTGCGGGTGTCCCACGTGTAGATCGTCTTGGCTGCCGCGGAGGCGAGCTTGCGATAGTCGGTGGTCCGGGGTGAGGCTGACATATCGCTGCCTTTGATGGTGGGAGTCGACGACGGAGCTACCGCCGTCGTCGCGCTCGAGGTGCTCGTCGCGACGTCTGGAGCCAACTCCGTCGGCCGTTGCGGATCCGGTTCCGCGACAGGCATTTGTGTAGGACCCGATAGGACGAAGACGACCGTGGCTAAGGCCGCCAGGACGATGACGATGAACCACCACCGACGCCTGCTGCTAGAACCAGAGAACGAGTAAAGTCGCGGCAACCACATATCAGCCTCCTCACCTGCTCATCGCAAGATGACTGGCCACCGACATGATCAGCGCACGCGTTGCATGCCAGCACGAATAATCCGCCACGAGGCTTGATACAGCCGTCGGGCGAATCCGATTTGAACGGCCACATACCGTTCGGTCACGTCAAGCTCTGTGGCCAATGCTGCCAATGCCCGGGCCCGTTCTGGCCCTCGGAGTCCTGGACGAACAATGGTGGCGGCAGTTCGTCGAAGCACAGGGGTTGGCAGGCATGCTGCGGCCTGCTCGCACACGTCGCTGATGGTGAAGACGGCCGTTTGTTCAACCTCCAGTGCGTGCTCGACGGTCCTCGCCGTCTGACGGACCACCGTCACTGCACGCCACCGGCGGCGGTCCTGGTTCGACGGTAGACCATACTGACGAGGTCCAGCGAGACTACCCACGGCAAGTTCCCACACTCCCGGAGGAACGCTCGAACGCGTCAGCTCGATGATCGTCCGAGCCCAGTCCTGATCAACATATTTCTCTGCACTTCGGTCCCTGCCCCGGTCAAAACCGAGAAAGGCCGCAGCAGCCACCGACGCCGACCCATCAGCGCCGTCAGGTTCCATGAGGAGAGGAAGCGTTTGATGGGTCAGTTCGCGGCGGACGTACGCGGCGCACACATTGCAACAAACGCCCTGCACCCAGGCGGCGAATGGAACGCCGGGAAGCTGGCGGTATCGGCCCCGCGTTACTCCGTCCCACACGGCGACTCGAATGTCTTGCAATACGTCGTCAGCGTCGGACGCCCTGCCAATGCGAGAGAGGTGCGACATCACGTATCCGCGTACGCTGTCGACTGCGACCATGATCTGATCCACTGGAACTGCGAGCGCGTCGGGCTCCGGAGCCCTGCGCAGGGAGACATCAACGTAAATCTTGGTTGCTTGTTCGTTCTGGGCTTGATCTGCCCTGGTTTCGACTCTCATGGTCTTCACCGCTTCGAGTAGACAATCCAATGAGTCCGGCGCAATTATCAAGTCAGGCGCCTCGGGTGCGGCGGTCAAGAACCAAGGCCAACCACAACTACGAAAAGACTATGGAAACTATTGTCAAAGATACTTAAAGTAACGTCAAGACTCCGAGACTTACTTTTTGTGCGGCCTTCGATAAGAATGGTCGTATGCCTAGGATTACCCAGCCGCACGACGAAGCATGGTCTGCCGACGTCGAGGCTGCTGTGGCAACGTTCGGCAACAGGGCTCGCAACGAAATACTCCGCTACCTTTCCGCCCACGGCCCCGCCACCCGAGGTGACATTGTGGCGTCAGTCAGTGCTGGCGAACCCAGCGTTGCGAAGCATTTGCTTGCGCTGGAGGAGTCCGGTGCCGTCGTCGTTGATGTGGAACCAGGCCGGCGGCATGGCCGCTCACCACGGTATTCAACAAATCCCGCACGAATCAGGGAACTGTTGGCTGCCCATCTTGAGTATCTTCTGGAGGACTAGCGGCCGCCTGCTCACCTTCGGGATGCCGCCCAATGTCTCTATTCAAGTACTCAGAGATGGCCCTCAAAGTCTCGGGTGATACGTCCCCCAAGGTTCGGGCGGCGAAGGACTTTACGCGGGCCGCCCGGAGCGATTTAACAAATTCAAGCTGCGAGTCGATGCGCTCGGGCAGTTCAGTATCGTCGTCGATCAGATACGAGGGATTGACCTTGAAAATGCTGCATAGCCCGGAGAGCAGAACCGGGTCGCTAACCAGACGGCCAGTCCCCTCTTTCATATAGAACCACCGCGCTCGGGAGAGCTTGATCCCCCTAGCCGCAAGCTCGGCCTGAACTTCCCTAAACGTCACCGGCTTCCCCCGCTCGGCGACCGCCGCGTCCAGCAAAAGGTTTAGCCGCCGCGCCAGCTGAGCTTGAGGGGACAACGCATCGCCGCGCCCAGACTCGGCACCCCGCATTGCCCACACTCCTCGTTCAGCGGACGGGGGCCAGTTGGCTTGGTCAAGGCCTGAGACTCCCCTCCGCCCCAGTATTCCCTGAGTCGTTTGACTCGGCAATCAACTGCTCGATCCGCCCGTCGAGGTAAGAGATCAACACGAGACCAGACGATGGCCGCAAGGGTAAGCCCCGAATCTCTGGAGAAGCCAGATCCTGCCACATCCTGAGAACAGCCTGCGGCAACACCCCATGGGCATCCAGATGGAAGCAGACCTCCGTCAGCACGTCTTTCAGCGCACGCAGAAGCTCCGTTTGTTCTTCCTTTGAGTCGCAGCCCCAGTAGCGCTCGGCACGGACTATTGCTGCCGCCTCCAGGAAGGCCTTTATCTGTGGATGGTCATCCATGACATCCTCCTTGCTCGGAAGGCACCATCAGCCCATCAGCTGGCGGTTCCGATGCATCATTTCCCCGGCGAGCCTCTTCCAACATGATCAGGGCGAGAGTAACCTGCTGCTGTAGACCCGTCTACGGCAGCAGGTCTCACATACTTCTTGGGTTGTGGTCTCTCCATGTCGAACATCCTGATGAACCGAACGCGAAGCCAAATCATCCGCTTCCTTCTGAGGAACGGCCCGTCGACCTGTGGCCAAATCGGAACGGGACTCCGCGCTTCCCCGTCCACGATTCGCCGGCAGCTCACGCTCCTGGGACATGCCGGCCTCGTACAGCGGTCGTCCAATCAATTCGACGCCTCGGCCGAGGAAGTCCAGCGACAGGTGGAGGCCCTCGCGGATAGCTTCAGCGCCCAGATCATGCCGACCGTCGGCTCGTCGCCGATGAACTAAGAACCGAGCTGGCCATCGTGCTGGCAAGCACGACGGAGACCCAGATGTCCTCACTTCCAAAACGCAGTCGAAGCATCGACACCGCAGACGAAACATGACTAACGCCAAAAGAAATCTGTGCGCTGCTGCAGATCCCTGAGCAGACCTTCTACCAGTGGCGCACCAAGCATGTGGGACCGCGGGCGTATCGCATTGGCCGCCATCTTCGAATCAGCCGCAGCGACTTTGCCGCCTGGCTCGCCCTGCACGCCGAGGAATAACGTGCCCGGTCATGCAGTCGGCGGCCACCCCGTCCATGAGCTAGAGCAGGACCCACAACGGGCGCCGCTCCACGATGACGAGGGGATCGAAGACGGCATGAAACTCGAATTCTTCGAACCAGCCGAGGCTGCTTCGGTTCTAAAGTGTTCAGAGGCCTGGCTCCGGGACGGGGCTGCAAAGGGCGAGTTCCCCCACTCTGTTTGGGGCAAGGGGAAGATCGTGTTTACGTCAGTGCACTTGAAAGAGATTGCGCTGTTGCGTGAAGTCCGGAGGACCGCGCAATCGCCAACGTCCGTCAGGGTAATTGGAACCCGGGCGCAGGCACGGCAGAAAACCTCCTAGCTGCCGGGGTCCACTTAGCTGCGCCAGATGGCGGCGGAGCGTTCCACTGCATCGGCGGCGTCCTGGAGGGCCTGCGGCATCAGGTGCCCGTACACCTGTTCCGTTGTTCGAGTGGATGCATGCCCGAGCCGCCGGGACACTGTGAACAATGAAACGCCATCTTGAATCAGCCAGGACGCATGCGTGTGGCGCAGATCGTGGATGCGGGGTTCCTTGGTGAGCCCCCTGGCCCGGGCCGCCTTCACAGCAGGAACCCAGTAGTGATGCCAGTAGAGCTTGTGAATAATCCGTTCACCCTTGGGCGTGGTAAACAGAAGGTCCTTACCAGGACGGCTGGCTACCAGGGGAACAAGAACGTCCACCAGATGTGGGTTGAGTGAGACTGTCCTCTTCCCGGCACCCGTCTTTGTCGCGCCGATGTAGTACTCCGAATCTTTCCCCCGCTTCCACGCTTTGTTGATCCGGATCGTCGGCGGCTTGGACATGAGGTCGACGTCGGCCACGGTTACAGCAGTTGCCTCGCCGAATCTCGTTCCGGTCATGACCAGGAACTCAGTGAAAGCCTTGTACCTCTCCCCCATACCCTCGAGGATGAGCCCGAACTCC contains these protein-coding regions:
- a CDS encoding type IV secretion system protein, with product MPVQCDLNGWWPPGCGLVSQANDGVQSSITSFFASVLENVASWIWSFITGAFGVSDVDDSQWDSVVGLTNCWVVVMMTPLVIAMILQLLSGLISQQPRRLVRALVGGAVAVPMVAGAVYLVRQLTKVGDDAATALLDTLDTDPYVLFMRLFGFEKAPKDSGRDWNVVSLAPGSSGGAGGAAVVTAMAVIVVWILAFILMCSMIFRSFALILLAAVAPVALMLMPWEKTHSWARRWGEIVVALLIAKPLAATVLAVAIKLFAESKSFAGLSAGVVGMALACGAPLMALRLVSFAGGELAAAAQTAGGGHVLSRSSGFAARQISRQTGGRFTLAALASRSAMSRPIQSSKTQFPTRALPPRVPLPGQITGSSPTGASGGNATALMLDGGTPPQGAPLPRARSDVRESSEVTPGPLLGSSPTARKGERSESHPTPTPSAASAVSPTVTAPSAPLRPQTTAKPPIDRDDHA
- a CDS encoding TraM recognition domain-containing protein; this encodes MTSRRGTENPLVTAGLVATAGYICLCFLVQAAANLLVTWHCGSSTPSPFNPAAAVGLFAGRIDWIVREPQKCDVGTNDVWWVVGPVLLILAALAAGSVLLWRRWKQSGAWLRQDILNREGIARRAEIQQDFGSRAVRRRGKVTRPGLTKPRIQDVAWTLGRSRGVTIHVSTEESMVIQGAPRSGKGLYVVINAILDAPGAVVTTSTRADNLAVTMKARATGGGRPVTVFDPQGMSGLPSTLRWSPVRGCENPDIATRRALVITADTEMKGENAAWQKRSLIILQCLLHAAALSGEGVRAFRRWSSSPVLAREALEILSRKEAALGWQADLMGILEDDPRNTSNSWIGVSAAVAPLSSPKVLSALDPQDESEEFDPKRFIRDCGTLYLIGTRAGAAAAGPYLSALIDDIDNAAREMAFVAPGGRLDPPLSLILDEIANLAPWPGLPIVLSDGGGIGISTLVVLQSLSQARTGWSVDEAATIWDSAIIKVIFGGGSDERDLRSLAGLLGERSITLNTRSWSAQGRQTGEQIRESPVLPLHEIRRLPAGTALMLGRRSRPILLDLREWHKRKDAAELGRSKREVEQALADGHVMRQQATGEVSDDQP
- a CDS encoding NlpC/P60 family protein, with protein sequence MAAPAIVAALAKRRLIFRASAAAATGLVVAGALAFSACVAALGIIPGGDSPICPSDGPGTDPLSVDSDSQGPASLSARQSVVAGQYISVGKQLSVPRDGQIIAIMMALQESSLRVLANSNVPASLRFPHDGVGSDHDSLGTAQQRPAAGWGTIEQLMDPAYNVRAFYGGPSGPNHGSPRGLLDIPGWHSMSKGQAAQAVQVSAFPELYARWEPEASAIVDALDGGAAVTTCIETASAPQPKLQHTNLSQIRKDILRFTREGVGGKYVWGGTAFKAWDCSGYVQWIYRQAGINLPRVEQWRVGVRTRAPQPGDLVVQNAQGPTNWGHVGIYAGDGKMYSALNPAVGTLLHPITWNSDTAYFDLLT
- a CDS encoding ATP-binding protein, whose translation is MRRSMHAVQYLPSGTKRRGPKERPRLEAHAENRSALFRTLGEKFGARLDDSERGGDWGSRERNSLRGPHRLRPAPHRASTMTFAAAYPFITESGLGHEGTYIGTDVFGSGAFSYDPWILYDKGVISGPSIVVIGTVGTGKSMCGKSLVARSITLGRKAAVASDPKGEWVAVANAVGGKVISVGPGRPARVNPLDAGPRSSALTEAQWQAVVRQRRRYLLVALVSLMRQGTPLRPVEHTALDMALTETVAENSNPTLPMVLDHLLNPSKETIGLVGKDGGLAVSHSLRRTVSGDLEGMFDAPSTVAFDADAPMMVMDTSALIGASEQALALAAACGATWLEAAVTNPDGGKRLVVYDEGWRMLADPYMLAKMSEQWRLARTYGIANLLIMHKVADLNEIGDSTSGHRQKALGLLTEADTRIIYRQKHDAMRLTKEALGLSEAECEHVENLPKGVGLWKVGNRSFIVANRVTTDELEVFGTDARMI
- a CDS encoding SCO6880 family protein translates to MPENSRALEAVKFPRYERRGLFMGLKWYQLLLLAAGVLVASVASAVHGPVGIFSSGPLWLALILLGLLQYSRIPYPVWVSHGVLFFYRVALKQTRFLLRPERPVLAGRLALPGGLGNLELRRTSRGESFIWDSRGGEAIAVLRCSTKSFALMDGEDKAWAVQAWSRVQAGLAQRSSVARIAVQDCTVPYPATALRDFYEHAVGRQPDNTEELTWGERSYEDLIAAAGSAMSHELLLAIVLDTSKARRRIREAGGGLVGLERVLRLEVEAITTALGTHSVSVEEWLPEGSILDVVRAAFDPAAVAKADKHPVVAATLTGHDSEPDSLAPTVLAAPMAVEEHWTYVRTDTGFHQTFWIAEWPRQKVFPGFLHPLIYVGEFRHTVTEVIRAVPTTEALRDIRSAQEAHETRRRINTRFDRPLTREQKAEEEEVAQREEEIIAGHGDVRPAAYVTITGTTLEDLARHRQELESAAAGAFVELRLLAGQQWAAFVAGALPFGRGLR